A genomic stretch from Edaphobacter aggregans includes:
- a CDS encoding T6SS phospholipase effector Tle1-like catalytic domain-containing protein — MTSDTRRFLCLKLIPNRCRENHPSRRQPTSRRAVWKRYRSPTRCSQRNANRRASSYVCDGTGNEFAAKDSLDGNSNVVKLYTALRLDNQQVAYYHPGVGTLGDPSKKGLARKWSVVTGLAFGSGFEDNVLDAYRYLMQHYADGDRVYIFGFSRGAYTARALAGLLHGYGLLCRGNEGHIPYAWRMYTQKIETQKELNAHTISTDTTFRDTFSHKNFSIHFIGLWDTVSSVGWITTPLRLLDVAENPIIQRGRHAVSIDERRCFFRDNLYGKPVAVDIPVGLRGTPEGDAIPKIQDVLQVWFSGVHSDVGGSYPQLQSGLSNITLEWMIKETEDAGAHFDKERERMVLGTPGPGEPTPATAALASMYEKPKSHMLHRSLHTIWWLLELFPHRYYDKDDASVKKRISLGAYRKIPTGSLVHTSVRERLAAQACYRPRNIASEDLMDPPSSHDAYLRFEPKKCREYSMRKNPFVVFVVAALEFGFALYALSWLIALAHWHVPVREILTSVWKSRSAMKGFVVSHWLSKMGQAAVFVWIMFISAAVVLIGEIDYVCADPGVAMPQASRLRHPSALSSILVLIFLYFSPDTRCLAVQTCLLSGDIASHNRPEKLTSVMTGPHEYGVTAEQFFIPGKQRRSEVPAFSLSHAKGSNRAMPVATPPDDTDRADSALRPRTA; from the coding sequence ATGACGTCGGACACGCGGAGATTCTTATGTCTGAAGTTGATCCCCAATCGCTGCAGGGAAAACCACCCGAGCAGGCGTCAACCAACGAGCCGCAGAGCAGTATGGAAACGATACAGAAGCCCAACGCGATGCAGTCAACGAAACGCGAACCGAAGGGCATCTTCGTATGTTTGCGATGGCACTGGGAACGAGTTTGCGGCAAAGGATTCGCTCGACGGCAACTCGAATGTGGTGAAGCTATATACGGCGTTGCGGCTGGATAATCAGCAGGTTGCCTATTACCATCCCGGGGTTGGTACTCTGGGAGACCCGTCGAAGAAAGGGCTGGCGCGGAAGTGGTCGGTCGTTACGGGACTGGCGTTTGGTAGTGGCTTTGAGGATAACGTGCTGGACGCGTACCGATACCTGATGCAGCATTATGCGGACGGAGACAGGGTGTACATCTTCGGGTTTTCGCGGGGCGCGTATACGGCTCGGGCGCTAGCCGGGCTGTTGCACGGATACGGGCTGCTTTGCAGGGGTAATGAGGGCCACATCCCGTATGCCTGGCGTATGTATACCCAGAAGATCGAGACCCAGAAAGAACTGAACGCGCATACCATCTCGACGGACACCACATTTCGCGACACGTTTTCGCATAAGAACTTTTCGATTCATTTCATTGGATTGTGGGATACGGTGTCGTCCGTTGGTTGGATCACGACGCCACTAAGGCTGCTGGACGTGGCAGAGAATCCAATTATTCAACGCGGACGACATGCCGTGAGCATCGACGAACGTCGGTGCTTCTTCCGGGACAACCTCTATGGCAAACCTGTGGCGGTCGACATTCCTGTCGGTTTGCGCGGCACGCCTGAGGGGGATGCGATTCCGAAGATACAGGACGTGTTGCAGGTGTGGTTCTCCGGAGTGCACTCGGATGTCGGCGGGAGTTATCCGCAGCTTCAGAGCGGGCTGTCGAACATCACGCTGGAGTGGATGATTAAGGAGACCGAAGATGCAGGCGCTCATTTTGATAAAGAGCGGGAGCGCATGGTGCTGGGCACGCCGGGACCTGGCGAACCTACACCGGCTACGGCGGCGCTGGCATCAATGTATGAGAAGCCGAAGTCCCATATGCTGCACCGCTCGCTGCATACGATCTGGTGGCTGTTGGAGTTGTTCCCGCATCGTTACTACGACAAAGACGATGCGAGCGTGAAGAAACGGATTTCGCTGGGGGCATACCGCAAGATTCCGACTGGGTCACTGGTTCATACGAGTGTAAGGGAGCGATTGGCGGCGCAAGCCTGCTATCGACCGAGGAACATTGCGAGCGAGGACTTGATGGATCCGCCTTCGAGTCATGACGCATACCTGCGTTTCGAACCTAAGAAGTGCCGCGAGTACTCGATGCGCAAGAACCCATTCGTCGTCTTTGTTGTCGCGGCGCTTGAGTTTGGATTCGCCCTCTATGCTTTGTCATGGCTGATAGCGTTGGCTCATTGGCATGTGCCTGTGCGAGAGATTCTGACGTCTGTGTGGAAGTCGCGGTCTGCCATGAAAGGGTTTGTGGTGAGCCACTGGCTCTCGAAGATGGGGCAGGCTGCGGTTTTTGTGTGGATAATGTTTATATCGGCGGCTGTCGTGCTCATCGGGGAGATTGATTACGTTTGTGCGGACCCGGGCGTAGCTATGCCACAAGCGTCGCGCTTACGACATCCGTCCGCGCTCAGCTCCATCCTAGTTCTAATATTTCTGTATTTCTCTCCGGATACGCGCTGCCTCGCTGTCCAAACCTGCCTCTTATCGGGCGATATTGCATCCCACAATCGTCCCGAAAAACTTACATCTGTCATGACAGGACCTCACGAATATGGAGTCACCGCAGAGCAGTTCTTCATTCCCGGCAAGCAGCGTAGATCCGAAGTCCCCGCGTTCTCGCTTTCTCACGCGAAAGGTTCTAATCGCGCTATGCCTGTTGCTACTCCTCCTGACGACACCGATCGCGCTGATTCAGCGCTACGGCCCCGTACCGCTTAA